The genomic segment GCGGTACTTGTTGAATCTCCAATCCAAACTCGACGTTTTCCCGTACCGTTCGCTGCGGAAACAGGGCGAAATTTTGGAAAACCATCCCGAGCTTCTTCCTCCGAACCTCGCGCAAGGCTGTCGCCTTCATGTCCACGATCTCTTCGCCATCGATCTCGATGCTTCCGCTCGTTGGGTCAATCAGTCGATTACACAGTCGAATTAACGTTGACTTGCCGCTGCCGGACAGGCCCATGATGACGAAGATTTCACCTTCCTCGACTTCAAAGCTGACCTGATTGACACCGATGGACTGGCCGGTTTGCTTGTAAATTTGTTCTTTCGTTCGTCCTTCTGCCAGCAGCTTCAAGGCTAACTCGGGCTGCTTGCCGAACACTTTTGTCAGTTGATGGACTTTCATTTTGGGCATGGTATCCCCCATCTTTCGTTTTTTTCGTGAATGAAAAAAGCCCGCGAAGTTTCCACACTCCAGCAAAACCAAGCAGGCACGCTTGATTTTTACTTGTGTTGAAAATCCGCAGGCTTACGTAATACCTGGCGTCCATTTTCAGGACTCCCTGTACTCTGTCTTCCTGATTTCGATTGTCAGCGGTTTATGTCTTACCGACTGCCTCCCAGCGATCCACACCATTCCCTTCACGTCTGTATCGCGTAAGCTGCTCGTCGGTATTTCCATAAAAAATAGGCCGATACATGATTCTTCTCCAGAACAAAGGTCCTAAAGAAAAAGCCTGCATCGGCCTATCACACGCCCGCAAGGAATCTCCTTATTGCGTATTATATGCCTAGACTTTATCCATCCATGACCTTCCCTGCTTTGGCCGACGAGGTTAGCTGACGGGTAGGATGGCAGAGAAGACATTTTCTCATCCCTCCTGATCACTCAGGATTAACCCCAAAAGATTGGTTCCCCCGCTTCCGAGAATCTCGGAACTAGGCCGTATGTGTTGTTTCTTATTTGAATCGTGATTGTGATTTGAATTATACGCTCGCTTCCAGTTATTGTGAACGTTCGTTTAGCACAGTTTTAACTCGATTCTGTTTTTCTTTATGAGTCGGATTGGATTAGCTGTTCGTTGCTTATTCGATTGAAAGATTAGTGCGTTATACTCGCTGTTGTGGTGGGGAGGAAACAGGAGAAAACGCTCAGATTCTTGGAACCCCTGCACGGGAGCATGGGATGCCCGGCTCCGTGAAAAAAAGCGAAACCGCGTCCAAAGTAGTCCATTCAAGATGCGTCTCAGAGGTGGACGCTAAAATCAGTTTCTCTTTTTTTCACTACGCCTCGGTAGGTGTGTCCAAAGATCTTCGCTTATTTCTCCTGTTTCCTCTACGAGCTGTTGGGAGTCTACATGCTTTTAATGACTTCTTGAATGATCTTTCAGGATGTAGAAAAAAGCCGCTTGGGAAGAAGAACATTTCCAGTCCTAGCGCCTCTGGAGCCCTACCTAGCTCCGAAATGAATGGCGGGGGTTTTCAGCTTCAACCTCTGCGAATACATCTTCGAAACTCTACTTTTGAAGCGCTCCCGACATTCATTTCGGAGCGGACAGTCTAACCCCTTGCGGGGCGTAGGCCGAAGCGTAGACTGGAAATGGGCTTCTTCCCCTCCACTACAGCCACTTTTACCTCAACACCAAAAAGCCCCTGCCTCAATGAATCAGGCAGGAGCTTTGCTTTTCAAAGACTCGATGCTTAAACGACGTCGTAGCCTTGGTCTTCGATTGCTTCTTTTACTGCATCGAGAGTCAAGTCGCTCTCGTTGTAGGAAACCTCAACCTTTTTTTCAGCCAGGTTTACTTTGCCTTCTGCACCCAGTTCTTTCAATGTGTTCTCGATGCGCGCTACGCATTTGTTGCAAGACATGCCTTCTACGTTCAATGTGATATTTGTCATGATCAATCTCTCCTTAAATGATAATTGTATAGGTAAGGCGGACAAAGCCGCTTGTTACTGTTGTTACAGTTTTACTCGTTGCAGTCTCAGTGCGTTGAGTACAACGGATACGGAGCTGAAGGCCATTGCGGCACCGGCAAGCCATGGAGCGAGGAAGCCGATTGCGGCAATCGGGATGCCCAAGGTGTTGTAGGCCAATGCCCAGAACAGGTTTTGCTTGATGTTGCGGATGGTGAGTTTGCTCATCTCGATGGCGTCTGCGACACTGGTCAGTTCGCCGCGCATCAGGGTAATATCGGCTGCTTCCATCGCCACATCTGTACCTGTACCGATTGCCATTCCGACGTCAGCGGTTGCGAGTGCAGGAGCATCGTTGATACCATCGCCGACCATCGCGACTTTTTTGCCTTGTTCTTGCAGTTTTTTCACTTCTGCGGCTTTGCCTTCGGGCAGGACTTCTGCGATGACGTGATCGATTCCTGCTTCACGGGCAATGGCCTCGGCAGTTTGACGGTTGTCACCGGTCATCATGATCACAGTCAATCCCATTGCTTTCATGCGCTGAACAGCTTGCTTGGAGGTTGGCTTGATCGTATCCGCTACGGCAATCAAGCCAGCGAGCTTGCCTTCGACGACTGCGAGCATCGCTGTTTTACCAGAGCGCTCCAGTTCCAGCATGGTATCAGATACTGCTTGGTACGAAATTTGATGTTTTTCCAGCAAGCGGCGGGTACCGACGAGTACTTCTTTGCCAGCAACGGTTGCCCGGATACCGAAACCTGGAATGGCTTCAAACGAACCTGTATCAGTCAAGGCGATTCCTTTATCTGCAATTCCGCGAACGATGGCTTGAGCCAATGG from the Brevibacillus brevis genome contains:
- a CDS encoding copper ion binding protein, with protein sequence MTNITLNVEGMSCNKCVARIENTLKELGAEGKVNLAEKKVEVSYNESDLTLDAVKEAIEDQGYDVV